GAACCAAGGAACAGGCTCCTAATAACTGAAATAACCGCCGAAGTCCAATCGCTCTCACCGAACCCAATTCAGAAAGAGGTGTATAGATTTTATGGccaattaaataattttttttttgaaagtgaaGCCAATGGCCAATTAAATAAAGGCCAAGGAATTTAGTGAAAAAACATCACATGCATGTTGGAGCCTAGTATGCACGGTTGCACACTTTACCATAGTTTTAGGCTTGTCAATGGATCAGACTCAATCCAATCAGATCTGATTTCGATAACTccaatccgataatccgatcgAATTTAGACATATCCAATCCGATCCTATTAAAATCTGAATCCGACATATATaactaaaatatatttgaaaCGCGATCACGATTAATGTATCTCAGTTTAAGTTACGATGTGTAAAATAATGTACGTACGTTGTGTGTGggctaataaatttttttttaaagaggacTAATACGCAATTGACTGAACAATAACACAACAATGTAATGGTAAAAGAAAGTATTAGCTGTGTTTACAGAGtttgaaataaaaacaaagggaacaccaaATACACAAAAACCAACAAACACACACGAAAGAGAATGAAGAGACTGAAACTGAAAAGGTAgcctctttcttctctcttttgggTGTTTTCATTTTGTCCCCCACATAGAAAAACacaataaagaacaaaaacagagagagagagagagagagagagagagagagagagagagagagagagagagagagagagagagagagccctagCTTGTACCCCTTTGCCCATTCTCCACAAACCTaagcaaaagaaagagaagccACAATGTGGGTGAACTGAAGCTGCTCCAAAAGCACTTTTGCATGGCTAGTGGCTCGGCTCGCGACCCGCGAAAACAGCTCCTCGCTGAGCCGGTCACCGATGTGCGCGTCGACTAGGACTCCGCTCACGGCTCTGCAGCTGTTAGCCAGGGCTCGACCGACCTCGGCTGCGTCGTCGGGGCAGCTCACCACGAGCGGGCTCCCTCCTCTGAACAGCTCGAGCTTGTTTATGGCGAACGAGCCGTCGGCTTCGACTACCTCCTTGAAGTCTTGTAGGCTCGGCGCGTACACAGGGATGTTGAAATCGTCACGTTTCTCACTTGTTATGaggccctatatatatatatggagattTCAAAAGAGTGACATATATATATGATCAATAATCATGAATTCCTCATAACACGAAAACATATTAATGTAAGTCTAAGAAATCCTAATtttaaatgaaagaaaaagtttaaaaatacaGCTACACCCCTAAAGTGCACCTCCGCCCTAGAGACTCTGGATCTATGATTCTGTGCTCAAAAGCATATGAGAAACTATAAAAACAGTGGTCTGTGGAGTGACCCACGTACTTACCAAGGTTATAATACTGCTGACACGACGATCAAGAAATGGGTAGACAGATCAACTGATACATGATCATCGTTCCATCGGACGGTTCTTAATTGGAAAAAGTTGTAATCATGATcaaagacattaaaaaaaagtaggaaCAAAAACAACACTTTTTCATGTATCATTCACCCTTTCTAATGTTGAATTTCTTGTTGCTCCTTTAAAAGGGTCAACGTCACAAGCATTGAacattttgaagttttgaacatAATAAGTATGCACTATCTCAAGAGCAATGATCGACACACATATACATGAGACATGTCCTGATAAATCTGTGTTCGGATATATGTACAAATGTGTGTATTCTAATTATTTCAAACCCGAATGGAAACTGGAAATGATTCGGTATGATTACCTCTTGGACAAGATCATCCCAAGCATCCTGAAAGTGGGTCCCGAAGAGGAGGCCGGCCCCACCTTGGTCTGTTGGGTCCACAGAGTTCCTTCCCAAGCAAACCAGGAACATGGACCCGCCACTCTTCATCTCCAGTGATCTTGATCTGAGAAACCTGGCCAAATCACTCTGGAACTGCACCCTGTAAGCATTTGCTGTGCTCTCATTTGCACCGTGGATGAAAATCTTTCCTTTGTTGTAAGCCGTTGATCTTTTGTCTAACACGGCGTCGGGCACCTGGATACATGACCAGAAAGACTATGATTCAGTGTGAATGTTAATACAGAGTACAACATATATTATCTCGTGTTATGccccaaaaaaacacaaataataaAAGTGCACACGAAACCGTATTAGTATCTTTAAGTACGGCATTTGCTGATATCATATTTCCAAAGCTTTGGAAGAAGACGGATTGAATGTCAAAGTGGGCCCTGCACCTGGAAGTGTAAATCTTGACTTTTAAGCATTGAGCCAAACAAACCCACCTCACTTTCCTAGATCTATATGCAACTAAATCCCGTGTCTATATGACTATATACGTGTTTGTGACCGTTTTTCTATCATCCCTTTTAAAACTAATTAGTTAtaggaagggtttcaattaaattttttatgacaTTCAACATTGCACCCGCTGTGTGCAGAATAGATTTTGCAGAATAGATTTTGCAATAGAGTAGTATTTGAGATTataatgctcaaaataaattataaattaattttggaaaaataatccaaaatgaGAATGAAAAAGCTCCTCCAAGGCTGATTCTCAAATTGTGTATCTAAAGTGTAGTTCTCAAAATACGTTGTAAGAGAATGCATTATCACAATTAAGCTCCCAAactgaaaaacttgaaaaatggaTAATCAGAATGGACAATCCGACTCCCAAACAGCACCTACTTTCGTCCGACATGTATAGATGACCGTTCATTGTAcatgtataaaaaaaagaaggtaatacatacacataaaaaacaaaaacgtaTTATCCATTATCTTGTATATCAAAATTTTTaatgtcactcccttttttgttaatgtcacttttcttttctcacaaaataaatcatcttaTATAAACACAAAGagaagtgacattaacaaaaagaggaGTGACAAATTCACTCCCCTTGTTAAAACgatcaaaaagaagaaaaaaaaactaacctgAGAGCACCAGTGCAAGGAAAAAGCAGAGTAGAAAACGTCAACCGATCCGACCGGAAACAGCCTCCCATAAAACGATCCCGGAACAGCGGCGGCAAAGTAGGACCGGCGGTGGCCATCAGAAGCCAAACACTCCTCCATGCTACCGCCGTCCTTAGCCAACGGCGGCAGCAGTTGGAAGAGGGTGTTGAAGTCATTCGACGGGAGGTCAGAGAAGAACGCCGAAAACTCTGGCGGGTCGAAGCCCATTGCCTCGTACCTCTTGATCATGTGGTTGATGATCACTTCCACGATGAAGATTGTGTTGGTGCCCGAGGAGCAACCTAAGTCGGCCACGACGAAAGGGACCGCCGGCGGCGGGGAGTCGAGCTGGACCCCATCTAGGGTTTCTTCCAGCAAATGAAGCATCGATCGAGCATGTTGTGCCTACATATACATTGTGATACGTACAAAGTTTATATGAGTGAGGATATTTATACATGTGTGTAATAAATAGCATGAAACATATGTTTATAAATctttaaaaggaaattttttagaattattataCGGAATCTTTTACCAGAATGGTTGTTTCAACAgatgttttggttttattttggttGGCTCCTTGCCTTcctttgaatttgtttctcGGGTGGAGTTTGCCGGTGTGCCCATGATCCGTTAAAACTTTGTAatatttttcaaagatttatgaactaattttttgctgataaaaaaaatgatagttttaaaatttgtagacgggtttttttgtttagaaGTTGGTGATAGGTCCACAACTCAACCATATGATCATTTTCgtacctcatttttttttttacaagtattGTGTCTTTTGTGCATTTCagatataaaaaatttagaGGATATACAAACAGAATTTTCATACAGAATGACACAACCATTTTTTTCGACCAttcttttcaaacaaaaataggaacttatcatttttttttttttttatcagaggAACTTATCATTTTCATTCTCATATAATCCCTGAATGGGTTTTTGTGTGGAAATTCTGTCTGTGTactaattttggaggaaaattaaaaaaagaagaagaagtaattaACCTGGGCTTGGCAGTTATTGGCATAGCTAGCCTCTCCTTTGCCTCCTTTCATGCTAAGCAACCTCTCAAGCTTGTTGCTAGAAACAACAACATTGTCTGCTGCTGGGGGAGCCATTATACTGCCTAGCTATTGTGTTGGACAAGAGCTATCAAATGTTATATTGATAGGGAatgggtgtgtgtgtgagagagagagaaagagatgaggATGTATGTgtatttatagagagagaaggaaggttGTGCTTGTACTCTGGATAAGAAGTAATTATTCACTACTTTGAGGTATTGCCACGTGTTGTTCTAACTAGCTCCACGATCACCAACTCGTGCGGGATCGGTGCGGGATTCATAAATTTGTTGTGGGTTCCACAAAACGTGCGATTGTAATTAGGAGCGGGGAAGAAATTGTCTCAAGCCTAAGGATTAGAGCATTACGTGACGGTGCCCGAGAGCTGACAATAATGTTTTCCGGATAAGATGCAAAAGGTGAGTAGGTACCATGACAAGTAGGAACCTTTCAACATCTTGTTATCTTCCAAGAATAACCCCCTTGTTTGAAAAATTCTTCTCCTGGATCTCTCGAGGACTTAGGGTTAAGTTGGTAATTTACCACCCTCATACAACTAAATGCATTTGGGTACGTACGTGGTACTGAGACTTTACTTAGCTCTTTACATCTTTTCGGATATGGGGATTTATGATGTTTAATTATAGTATCCCTCGTACGTTCTGTTTGGATTCTTGTGGGACCATTTTCTGAAGGGATCCTAGATAGCAATACTGCTGCCTGCCTGGCTCATTATACTTGTAATATTTATTACTCCCGCCGTCtcaaaaagaatgacaatttttaaaattcgtgctatttttcatcacttatatctttcaatctataatgtttttcatgagtttgaaaactttgtataatagaactaatcaaaaactatcaaacaagatccatattgcatatattttgagatccatattgaaagatataaagagttgaaattgacacgaatatcaaaaattgacattcaatttgggacggaaggagtataattAAGTGATTATTATTGTAAGCTTTAAGAGTGTCTTATTGTGACGCCTCGATTTTTGAGAACgtcaatttaataaatttttaacatttattaaatataaattaattacaaactaaatttttcttaatttcaaaGTACATTTAACAAATATGATAGGAAGGGCACTAGGGTAAATTCTACTCCTCGCGTCATTCTTCTTCATTGGCAAGTCTCTGAGCAGCATCGTACTCCTCCACCTAATAAACTTTGTTCGTCACCTAGGTCTGACATAAAATGTCAGGGCCACAAAAGTAGCACCATGAGGTTTTAAGCTCAGTAGTTAACTCCTACTCCCATGTCCtatacactaacaaaaatagcATATAACAGTTTATCATTTCGTAAAAATTTCACATCACAGAGGTAAACAGAGGTGTTGGTGTCCTTGTAGCGTATCGTAAAttgtgtcatcatttttcaagtatcgattccactttTCATTATATCTCCTTGAGCACTTGGTTCTGCTAACCAtttttcagattccatcgggctctcaGGCTAATTTTTCTACCCAAAAACACTGATTCTGCTAACCATCTTTTAGATTTCATCGGGCTCTCaggctcacacacgcacacctgagccatgattccgctaatCATCTTTTAAGATTCCATCGAGTTATCATGCTCACTCACGttcccgagccatgattccgctaatcatctttcagattccatcgggttctcacacacacacacacacacacacacacacacacccgaaCCATGATTCCGGCCGCTAACCATTCTTTTAGATTCTATCgagttctcatgctcacacaattattaatctttcacatttcattttctttttactttttttgtattccaCTTCTCATTTCTTGTGTCTCATACTAATGCATATTTTTCTCGTGTttacattattctttcaaagcttgctgCAGTCATGGGATAATAATAAATCACTAATTTCATGTATTTCTATTTTTGACAATATTGAAAATTATAACATCACAACTTATCAACAAACATGCAATTAATTAAGCATTACAAcgataaaatcaacttttcaacttaaacaatttaatcatgtgatatcataaaaataataaataaatagttaaacatatagcacattaacattatacttaggtgagCAGATAAGAGGTTTCTACCGTTTTTCTTGGCGGTAGCGGGTTACGGATTTGTCGGGTCGAAATGGAGTGACGTCGCCTCGGTTGGAAtttgatgaaaagaaaaataattttctcttAACTTCGAATCCGAACAACttttagattttgaaatttaaagatCGAATGGTGGTGGAAAGGTGGCAAGGTAATGGtgcttggaatttttttccctcttttctctctctctctctctctctctctctctctcactttccctATCTTTAAATAAATGCAAGaacaaggaaggaaagaatGAAGAAGTGAAGTGTGAGTTAGTGTGCATGGGTGTGAGGCTATTTATACTAGTGAACCTAGAATCTATTTCATATTTaggaaatcaaatcaaatcaagatcataatcttataatatctaaacATAATCTTATATCTAATACTAATATCTAGTTATAAAATCTAAAACAAATCTTAATAAATCTAACTATATCTAATATGATTCTTTCCAGAATATTCTTTGAACCCTACGACTTTCTGTCTCGCGGGGACTCGTGCGTCACTCCCGAACCACAATGTTGTTAATAGGGTTGGGGCAATATTTGTAAAATAGAAATTGATAGATACACCAAAAACACTctaatttttataaatcttAAGTCATGACTTAGTATACTCTCTAAATCTTAATGGTAAGCTGCTCGCTTAATGTTAGCTCCTTAATTTATATAACTACCCAATGAAGTTTGTCTATGTGAATAATACTATTAAATtcatagcattttttttttgaagaaccGATCTCATTTGGGAACTATCTGCCAATATTGCCAAGCCTTAGAAAAATATCTAGTTGACAATCTAAATGCGTGCAGTTCTTGAAAGGTTACGCTGTCCGAACTTCGTTCTCAGAAAAATTGTCTAAACTTTACTGCAGactaggaaaaaaaatgtttcgaaTCTAACCACAGTGTCAgtgtttcaataaattttttcaataattgtatttttaatttttaaggtGAAAATTGGGTTATCACACAAGTATGAGTTCATAGCCAAATCCTTAGGGGTTTTAAGGGTTTTGCACAATAGTATCAAGGGCAAAATCTGCTccaatctctccctctcacatTTCGGCACTCACACACTAGGGTTCTAGATTTATTCTTTCTAGTCTTAGGTTTTAATGCAAGAATCAAATAGTATAATAAGATCTAGGATTTTAATCCAAGTTTAGGCTTTCTTGGAGGAAAAGAATTTGTACTACAAATCATAGTATTAACTACAAgatcaatttttagatttctctcctCATCTACATGTACGTACTTGACATGTCTCTCCCAAATCTTTGTTAGATTTCTCAAATCTTTTCCTagatctctctctatatatctctcAAGATCTCTCCTAGATTCACCGATATCTTTCCTAAATTTTTAGGATCATTGATAAGCACctaataatgcatattcttggtgcttaagtccttagttttatCATATTTACTTTTATAAAGTAAGTGTTTTCTTTGATATTGCAtgtaaggtatgtttttagtgtttgcaggtaaatcgtgtgaataaggcaCATTTTGACGTCATGGATGGTCCAAGTGGGTCCAAGTACCCGAGGAACTAAGGAAGACCCTGTTGGCCCCTGAAAAtttgtctaagtatggaaaaatgatttttcgaagaagtatcgattttcgagataaaaaatggcggtaattgatccttgaatttttctaagagcaacttcaaatttgcaaggttttattcgaAGAGttaggtcatgttttgagccatttcttCTATAGAAAGgtgttgttttctgttttacactaaaagctgggggtcaacattttgattggattgaaatctcaaatttctggtaatgccattgtttccaaatggggagtactttcttattttcattaaataaattaaagtaaagaagaggtaaaaaaaaggtttaaaatataatttttacttaagtttaggaaatgaaaataagatgttgTGAAAGTTGTTGGGTGCTGTGAAGCTGAAGTTAAAGGCCTCGATACCGATACCAGGTTGTGgcggtatcggtaccgaggagGTTAGAGCGGCTAGCAATTAGTGCGCTCGGACCAATACCAAGGTTGTGGAGGTATCGGTATCGAGAGGCCTTCGCAGCGGATTTTTAGGGcgtttttttgggttatttcGTGAGCAAATGAGGGCCAGTATATAAACCCCATTATGTCACAATATTAAAAACACTAGATTACATTGCACTTTGTCACCCGtatctttcctagatttttaggatcatGAACCTAAGGTTagggttctataatagttgAGTACAAGAATATCAAGGTTCAAGATATGGAAAAATCCTATGATATCAAAGGATTTTTGCTAGCTCATAGagttaaattataataatacaatcactttaataaatgataaaataatttttagtaaaagaattataataaaatgtttaattttattcaaaaaaaattgacgtgaaaattcgggttgttatatGTACAATTTCGGAAATATTTACCATAATTatcttttattaaaaattgaTTTCTTCTAAATTTGCCACCAATGAGCTCAAGTCCTGGCTCCGCTCTTGCGTCGAGGTGTTGCAAAGCTATATCAAtctgattattttcttttatcacAAGCGGTATGAGAATAATTAATTGTAAATATCTGAATTACATTCAAATTGAAAACAATTCCACAACCAACCTAAGTAACAGCCTGAGAACAAAAAATACAAGGGAAATAATACTCACATACATGTAGCACATGCAGATTCGAAATCTTGACCTCTTGATAATTGAGGTGCAGAAAGAGAAGTGCACAGACTAAAGTACTATTCTGTAAAGTAAGAAAAAGAGGTGCATAAGATATACTTAATTAAGTCCTATATATCAATCGAGATAATATTGCATAAATGGGCATCACATGCATGCAACAAGAATTAAAAGCAGTACTCCAAGATTGACGCCGGAGTGGAGTGCTTCCCTTTAATGGTATTACTCCGTAACTCTCCCGGCCTTTTGTCTCCCGGCGCCAAGACCTTCAGCCCAACAGTATCAAGAGTGCAGTTACAAGTGTTGACAAGATAAAATATCGTCAGGATCGTTTAACTCTTTTTACAAAGTGCTAATCAAGCTATTCTGACAATATTGACTTTCgccaatcaaaaaagaaaaaagaactgtCTCCTTCCAGCCATTGTTTACACTTTACAGGAACTATCGAAAGGTACTTAACACTTAACCCTTGGGTACACTGTAAACGATCATTAGTTGTGATGGGTTAGTTTTGTTAAACTGGGTTTGAATAGTattccaatatttttttcaaatctggTTAATTCGGTTGCTATCTTTTGCAGTTAACAGttattaaacaaacaaaaagaaaaaaagtacttttgtaataTATGCATCTCctttatataaatatacattTGATTGTCCATCGGACCCATTTGGTTGCATCTTTCGCCTATTTAAATATAGCATTAATCATAACATGCTATTCTGATTAGATTTTTGCTTTCTTGCTTTATGCAAAAGCAAATGCATGTTCTTATTCTCGGAAAAAAGTCAGTATTGTTAATTGTAATTAAAGAGGTTTGAATTCTTGTCAAATGCGTAAAAGTATAACGGCGCCTACTTTAGTcatataatccttcaaaatgtctTGCGCCCTGCTTTCAATGCTCACACCGCACTTCCATTTTTAGTAATTaggaaaatatttcaaaaagaCACTTTCTACGCTTGTACACGTGCTCCAGCCTGTTTGCGCACTCGCACACGAATTATGTGACTCTTACACGCCTTCCACTTACCAATCCACTTGATGCAAAAGCAAATCATTGACTACTAACTCTAGAGCtagggagagagatagaggagaGAGGTTCCTATTTTTCCCTATAATcatgcaaaaaaacaa
The sequence above is drawn from the Rhododendron vialii isolate Sample 1 chromosome 6a, ASM3025357v1 genome and encodes:
- the LOC131329600 gene encoding indole-3-acetate O-methyltransferase 1; protein product: MAPPAADNVVVSSNKLERLLSMKGGKGEASYANNCQAQAQHARSMLHLLEETLDGVQLDSPPPAVPFVVADLGCSSGTNTIFIVEVIINHMIKRYEAMGFDPPEFSAFFSDLPSNDFNTLFQLLPPLAKDGGSMEECLASDGHRRSYFAAAVPGSFYGRLFPVGSVDVFYSAFSLHWCSQVPDAVLDKRSTAYNKGKIFIHGANESTANAYRVQFQSDLARFLRSRSLEMKSGGSMFLVCLGRNSVDPTDQGGAGLLFGTHFQDAWDDLVQEGLITSEKRDDFNIPVYAPSLQDFKEVVEADGSFAINKLELFRGGSPLVVSCPDDAAEVGRALANSCRAVSGVLVDAHIGDRLSEELFSRVASRATSHAKVLLEQLQFTHIVASLSFA